The following coding sequences are from one Novipirellula caenicola window:
- a CDS encoding sulfatase-like hydrolase/transferase yields MRRLSSHHVAVLASLMFAVAGTIASADTGKPNIVFILTDDHRWDATSESGEAFVRTPNLDRITASGTRFENAFVTLAICSPSRAACLTGRYGSANGVTEIGKSQIHHSEVTFAQSLRRIGYQTGVTGKWHLGNKPEDCGFDFASTCWSNGTWYDRKFTVAGETKVMPGFVDDVTADESIRFIREAIENDAPFVLWMNTQVPHMDHRHQWPAEQAYLGQYEASEMPLPQTWDDDLSGKPEYLKSARNRTQALAYGYDDPANIRQHAKEYFASVQQMDAAVGRVLDEIESLEIRDNTWIIFMGDNGWMLGEHGMTSKVLPYEESMRVPMAITGPNTKTQVVSELVLNIDLTATIYDLAGLPIPESLHGRSLLPLVRAEKPADWRTSFLYEAPSQQLGSQPLWAVRSSRWKYIETETSEGERFLELYDLDRDPIEQTNVASDPSNAMVVEDLSNQLRKHRSDIAADEKTLVAENPTEIEARKVPQAESVPNADRNAGSLSHRDEKVRNDLHISGVYPHLTTYGIYSQNGGHFKSGHDECGIGAIVPWADRLWMVNYAPHQPRGSEHKLFSIGEDLQTLSVHPESVGGTPAGRMIHAESNQLLIAHYLIDAEGNVRVISPADMPMRVTAITRHLTDPANMVYYIDMEGAIWEANVHTLAVKRLFKKPVPGWHGKGAYVSQGRLVVSNNGEHAAGTYDDLVVGGAAKNSEERGVLAEYDGENWKIVERRQYTEVTGPNGIAGGSDGNDPIWTMGWDRRSVRLKVLDDGTWHTYLLPKAAFCNDAIHGWYTEWPRIREITDGRWMMDMHGMFFDFPKTFTSQNSAGIKPIGSHLRYIPDFCAWNDKLVLATDETSIQGNHLAGQPQTNLWFGDYENLKEWGPASGYGGPWIEDKVTANTPSDPFLVSGFDRRVLHLATGRTKPTEGEEALRASDQQEIRSMPDRLASLPRVTVPRGDWHRAAKGYSFDVDQRVTVFLAVDQRGNPTLDPAWKMTDMTLIWGKNLQDVVYARSFEPGTITIPENATEHQPGSFGMPHTAFVLGSKPSELNIKTDRSSIVTRPVEQRIVDGDATPVVFALQVDRRGDGTWVDYESIEVPADGYVAYELPEDFDAIWLRLKTNRDCVATAYLHQTAAKFVDGSASENQTLFAGLASVDDDQARSALVYAAKQNRNLRVIASEDRFFDFTKAGFEFKADEDDPKLADLLNVQPQFTVDEASVVLKHGGKRLRLPKGNAAYDKPFASGWPRDVREVESERVLANIHGTFYEVPLVINGAPPAFNLMRPVSSHAKQIADFCTWNGLLVLTGVGEDAKNDGHVFADEKQDAALWFGGIDDLWKFGKPVGHGGPWLSTTVKAGQPSDPYLMKGYDRKSLSLTHDSDTPVTMHVEVDITGDGHWRRYKSFDVPAGETLTYSFPDAFSAAWVRLISASDTTATAQLQYE; encoded by the coding sequence ATGAGACGTCTGAGTTCCCACCACGTTGCCGTTTTGGCCAGCCTGATGTTCGCCGTCGCGGGGACGATCGCCTCGGCCGACACGGGCAAACCGAACATCGTCTTTATCCTGACCGACGATCATCGCTGGGACGCAACGAGTGAATCTGGCGAAGCGTTTGTTCGAACCCCCAATCTCGATCGCATTACCGCGTCGGGAACCCGTTTCGAAAATGCGTTTGTCACCTTGGCGATTTGCTCGCCGAGCAGAGCCGCTTGTCTAACCGGCCGCTATGGAAGTGCCAACGGGGTGACGGAAATCGGAAAGAGTCAAATCCACCATTCGGAAGTCACCTTTGCCCAGTCGCTGAGAAGAATCGGCTATCAGACCGGCGTGACTGGAAAATGGCATTTGGGAAACAAGCCCGAGGATTGTGGATTCGACTTTGCATCGACCTGTTGGTCCAACGGCACGTGGTACGACCGCAAATTCACGGTCGCAGGCGAAACCAAAGTCATGCCAGGGTTTGTCGACGATGTCACCGCCGATGAGTCGATTCGTTTCATCCGCGAAGCGATCGAAAACGACGCTCCGTTTGTGTTGTGGATGAACACGCAGGTGCCGCACATGGACCACCGTCACCAATGGCCAGCAGAACAGGCTTATCTGGGGCAATATGAAGCATCTGAGATGCCACTTCCGCAAACCTGGGACGATGACCTTTCGGGAAAACCTGAATACCTGAAGTCGGCTCGCAACCGCACTCAAGCATTAGCGTATGGCTATGACGACCCAGCCAATATTCGTCAACACGCCAAAGAATACTTTGCCAGCGTCCAGCAGATGGACGCCGCGGTCGGCCGAGTGCTCGATGAAATCGAATCGCTCGAAATCCGTGACAACACGTGGATCATCTTCATGGGGGATAACGGCTGGATGCTTGGTGAACATGGCATGACCAGCAAGGTGTTGCCGTACGAGGAATCGATGCGGGTACCAATGGCGATCACCGGTCCCAACACGAAAACGCAAGTTGTTTCCGAGTTGGTTTTGAACATCGATTTGACAGCGACGATCTACGATCTAGCGGGATTGCCGATTCCAGAATCGCTACACGGTCGCAGTTTGCTGCCGCTGGTGCGTGCGGAAAAGCCTGCCGATTGGCGAACCAGCTTTCTGTACGAAGCTCCGTCACAACAATTAGGAAGCCAACCGTTGTGGGCCGTTCGCAGTTCACGTTGGAAGTACATTGAAACCGAAACGAGCGAAGGAGAACGTTTTTTAGAATTGTACGACTTGGATCGAGACCCGATCGAACAAACGAACGTGGCTAGTGATCCAAGCAACGCGATGGTCGTCGAAGATTTATCGAACCAACTACGCAAGCACCGCAGTGACATCGCCGCGGACGAGAAGACTTTGGTTGCGGAGAATCCGACAGAAATTGAAGCTAGAAAAGTTCCACAGGCTGAGAGTGTGCCCAATGCGGACCGAAACGCTGGAAGCCTATCTCACCGAGACGAGAAGGTTCGCAACGACCTCCACATCAGCGGGGTGTATCCGCATTTGACCACTTATGGCATCTACAGTCAAAACGGAGGCCACTTCAAGTCAGGGCATGATGAGTGTGGGATCGGAGCGATCGTGCCTTGGGCCGACAGACTGTGGATGGTCAACTACGCGCCGCATCAACCTCGCGGCAGCGAACACAAACTGTTCTCGATCGGCGAAGATCTGCAAACGCTGAGCGTGCATCCTGAAAGCGTTGGCGGTACTCCGGCGGGACGGATGATCCACGCGGAATCGAATCAATTGCTGATCGCTCACTACCTGATCGACGCCGAGGGCAACGTTCGTGTCATCTCGCCAGCAGACATGCCGATGCGAGTGACCGCTATCACGCGGCATCTGACTGATCCCGCGAACATGGTTTACTACATCGATATGGAAGGGGCGATTTGGGAAGCCAATGTGCACACGTTGGCGGTCAAGCGATTGTTTAAAAAACCGGTTCCCGGTTGGCATGGCAAAGGGGCTTATGTTTCTCAGGGACGTTTGGTGGTATCCAATAACGGCGAACACGCCGCGGGCACCTACGATGATCTGGTTGTCGGAGGCGCCGCAAAGAACAGCGAAGAACGTGGTGTACTAGCCGAATACGATGGCGAAAATTGGAAAATCGTCGAACGTCGTCAATACACCGAGGTCACCGGCCCCAACGGCATCGCGGGTGGAAGCGACGGCAATGACCCGATTTGGACGATGGGCTGGGATCGCCGCAGTGTGCGGCTAAAGGTGCTCGACGACGGAACGTGGCATACTTACTTGTTGCCCAAAGCCGCCTTTTGTAACGATGCCATCCATGGTTGGTACACCGAGTGGCCGCGAATTCGCGAGATCACCGACGGTCGCTGGATGATGGATATGCATGGCATGTTCTTTGACTTTCCCAAGACGTTTACCAGCCAAAACTCGGCTGGCATCAAGCCGATCGGAAGCCACTTGCGGTACATCCCCGACTTTTGTGCTTGGAATGACAAGTTGGTGTTGGCGACGGATGAAACCAGTATCCAAGGCAACCATTTGGCGGGACAACCACAAACGAATCTGTGGTTTGGCGACTACGAAAACCTGAAAGAATGGGGCCCTGCAAGCGGTTACGGCGGTCCATGGATCGAAGACAAAGTGACGGCAAACACCCCGTCGGATCCGTTCTTGGTTTCAGGGTTTGATCGCCGTGTTTTGCATCTTGCCACCGGACGCACAAAGCCAACCGAAGGCGAAGAGGCCCTCCGAGCGAGCGATCAACAAGAGATTCGTTCGATGCCCGATCGGCTCGCCTCATTACCCCGAGTCACCGTCCCTCGAGGCGATTGGCATCGCGCGGCCAAAGGCTATTCGTTTGACGTTGACCAAAGGGTCACGGTCTTTCTAGCCGTCGACCAACGTGGTAATCCAACCTTGGATCCCGCCTGGAAAATGACCGACATGACGCTCATATGGGGCAAGAATTTACAAGACGTGGTTTACGCTCGTTCGTTCGAACCGGGCACGATCACGATTCCTGAAAACGCAACCGAGCATCAACCGGGATCATTTGGGATGCCTCATACCGCGTTTGTGCTTGGATCCAAACCGAGTGAGCTGAACATCAAAACCGATCGCTCTTCGATTGTCACCCGACCGGTGGAGCAGCGAATCGTCGATGGCGATGCCACCCCCGTTGTTTTTGCATTGCAAGTGGACCGTCGTGGTGATGGCACTTGGGTCGATTACGAATCGATCGAAGTCCCCGCCGACGGATACGTGGCCTATGAATTGCCAGAGGATTTCGATGCAATTTGGTTGCGGCTGAAAACGAATCGTGATTGTGTTGCCACCGCGTATCTGCACCAAACGGCGGCCAAATTTGTCGACGGAAGCGCGTCCGAGAATCAGACGTTGTTTGCCGGACTTGCTAGCGTAGACGACGATCAAGCACGCAGTGCGTTGGTCTATGCCGCCAAGCAAAATCGAAATTTGCGTGTGATTGCGTCAGAGGACCGCTTCTTTGATTTCACCAAGGCAGGTTTTGAATTCAAAGCCGACGAAGACGATCCAAAACTAGCGGACCTATTGAACGTCCAACCGCAATTTACGGTCGATGAAGCTTCGGTAGTATTGAAGCACGGCGGAAAACGGTTGCGATTGCCCAAAGGAAACGCGGCCTATGACAAGCCGTTTGCGTCGGGATGGCCGCGAGATGTCCGCGAAGTCGAATCCGAGCGAGTGTTGGCGAATATCCATGGCACGTTCTATGAGGTGCCATTGGTGATCAACGGAGCCCCGCCGGCGTTCAACTTGATGCGTCCCGTGTCGAGCCACGCAAAACAGATCGCCGATTTCTGTACCTGGAACGGACTGCTCGTACTGACCGGCGTTGGCGAGGATGCGAAAAACGATGGTCACGTCTTCGCCGATGAAAAGCAGGATGCGGCGTTGTGGTTTGGCGGGATCGATGACCTTTGGAAGTTCGGCAAACCGGTCGGTCACGGCGGCCCATGGCTCAGCACAACGGTCAAGGCCGGACAGCCATCGGATCCGTACCTGATGAAGGGTTACGATCGCAAGTCATTATCGCTAACGCACGACTCAGACACACCCGTCACGATGCATGTCGAAGTGGACATCACCGGGGACGGTCATTGGCGACGCTACAAGTCGTTTGATGTGCCGGCCGGTGAAACGCTAACGTATTCGTTCCCCGATGCGTTCAGTGCGGCCTGGGTGCGTTTGATTTCGGCAAGCGACACGACCGCGACTGCTCAATTGCAATACGAGTGA
- a CDS encoding sigma-70 family RNA polymerase sigma factor produces the protein MTDDAKANSQPPTGVPSSVDDASSDQIDSAAEANDAALQRGQLDRQREYTQRFEQHRRVILLYLRSLLPTQNDVDEVFQETCLVTWREFDRFQSGTNFAAWACTVAYNQVRAWRKRQSRERLRFSDDLTQLVSSELIDHREHYERYVTALDQCIELLPDHHRALIEDRYRNEIPLEVVAQASNRSSATVRRMINRVRETLRDCVATRMRMDRET, from the coding sequence ATGACGGACGATGCCAAAGCGAATTCTCAGCCGCCAACCGGTGTCCCTTCATCGGTCGATGACGCTTCGTCGGATCAAATCGACAGCGCTGCCGAAGCGAATGATGCCGCGTTGCAGCGAGGACAACTCGATCGGCAACGAGAATACACCCAACGGTTCGAACAACATCGCCGCGTGATTTTGCTGTATTTGCGAAGCCTGCTTCCAACCCAAAATGATGTCGACGAAGTCTTCCAAGAAACTTGCCTAGTGACTTGGCGTGAATTTGATCGCTTCCAAAGTGGAACCAATTTCGCAGCCTGGGCCTGCACAGTGGCGTACAACCAAGTGCGTGCCTGGCGAAAACGACAAAGCCGTGAACGACTACGTTTCAGTGACGATTTGACGCAACTTGTCTCTTCGGAACTGATCGATCATCGTGAACACTATGAACGCTATGTGACCGCGCTGGATCAATGTATTGAACTGCTTCCTGATCATCACCGCGCTTTAATCGAAGATCGGTACCGAAACGAAATTCCCCTCGAAGTGGTTGCCCAAGCATCCAACCGTTCCAGTGCCACTGTTCGTCGCATGATCAACCGAGTCCGCGAAACTTTGCGTGATTGTGTCGCAACGCGAATGCGGATGGATCGTGAAACATAA
- a CDS encoding RNA polymerase subunit sigma-70 — protein MTTENEVNPDRWNRYCALRDLVLDEEADEAQLAELEACVVADSLLKRDFVESLQTRAAITYTKDELAVSPEKWAMTFLPVTSATLPSSSRWWSMPKWAYLGIAAGILFFMTSAWVYFDRGGDQEMGLIVKTENCQWQGSTIPTVPGSSLRRGRLVLARGIAELRIGLVDVTMEGPADLELIGSDRCFVHSGRILAKVHAGGEGFQVQTPTSLLIDRGTVFGVNVTADGNSDLTVVNGRVDAKHLSSGATVSVTTHDARRFTRVGIETFTRESNDEATDAPRHSYATDELSTVQISTAIGEGRDGYVMASKQSEEKVSRVALLVKEPPDFHWGTPFRRRGYLHFDLSFVSERTVHSAKLQLQGVPTEIGFLSLMPDATFAVYGLTDESLEDWDEATLRWQSSPGMLADGVTLDPAKTKLLGKFVVPQSDPTRMFSIATPELAEFLNQDTNGGATLILVSETAGIKDCYVHGFASRRHPDASPPTLRLTLTP, from the coding sequence ATGACGACCGAAAACGAAGTAAACCCCGATCGCTGGAACCGCTACTGCGCGCTGCGTGATTTGGTGCTCGACGAAGAGGCGGACGAAGCTCAGCTAGCAGAGCTGGAAGCATGCGTTGTCGCGGATTCGTTACTTAAACGCGATTTTGTTGAATCCTTACAAACTCGTGCCGCGATCACCTATACGAAAGATGAATTGGCGGTTTCTCCCGAAAAATGGGCCATGACATTCCTACCGGTGACCTCGGCGACACTGCCGTCATCGTCGCGGTGGTGGTCCATGCCCAAATGGGCGTACCTTGGGATCGCTGCTGGGATTCTTTTTTTCATGACCTCCGCATGGGTATACTTTGATCGCGGTGGTGACCAAGAGATGGGGCTGATCGTCAAAACCGAAAACTGCCAATGGCAGGGATCGACCATCCCGACTGTCCCAGGATCCTCGCTGCGTCGTGGCCGACTTGTTCTCGCTCGCGGGATTGCCGAACTACGGATTGGTTTGGTCGACGTGACGATGGAAGGCCCAGCGGATTTGGAATTGATTGGCTCGGATCGATGTTTTGTGCACTCAGGTCGTATCCTTGCCAAAGTCCATGCTGGCGGTGAGGGTTTCCAGGTGCAAACCCCCACTTCACTATTGATCGATCGCGGTACCGTGTTCGGTGTGAACGTCACCGCCGACGGCAATTCGGATTTGACCGTGGTCAACGGTCGCGTCGATGCGAAACATCTGTCCTCGGGTGCGACCGTCTCAGTGACCACCCATGATGCGAGACGATTCACCCGTGTGGGAATTGAAACATTTACCAGGGAAAGCAACGACGAAGCAACGGATGCTCCGAGGCATTCCTACGCTACGGACGAACTATCAACCGTTCAAATCTCGACCGCCATTGGCGAGGGCCGCGACGGCTACGTGATGGCGAGCAAACAGTCCGAAGAAAAGGTGTCGCGAGTTGCCCTGTTGGTGAAAGAACCGCCTGATTTTCATTGGGGCACGCCTTTCCGCCGCCGTGGCTATCTGCATTTTGATCTATCGTTTGTTTCCGAGCGAACGGTCCACTCGGCCAAACTGCAGTTGCAAGGCGTTCCCACCGAGATCGGTTTTCTATCATTAATGCCCGATGCCACGTTTGCCGTTTACGGGTTGACCGACGAGTCACTCGAAGATTGGGACGAAGCGACGCTGAGGTGGCAATCATCACCCGGAATGCTTGCTGACGGCGTGACGCTCGACCCTGCAAAAACCAAGTTGCTGGGGAAATTTGTCGTGCCCCAATCCGATCCCACGCGAATGTTCAGTATCGCGACGCCCGAACTTGCCGAGTTCCTGAACCAAGACACCAACGGCGGTGCTACGCTGATCCTGGTCTCGGAAACTGCCGGCATCAAGGATTGTTACGTGCATGGATTCGCCAGCCGGCGACACCCCGACGCATCCCCGCCAACACTGCGGTTGACGTTAACTCCCTAG
- a CDS encoding DUF1559 domain-containing protein encodes MINGQKCPRPAFTLVELLVVIAIIGVLVGLLLPAVQAAREAARRMSCSNNFKQIGLGLHNYHAAYNKLPSGGSGTRHHTGRLNCLVALLPFIEQQSLWEMMSNPLLAQPGESPHSSAAITLGSGTGWPAFGPALHIDIDDYRPWRTQVVSYRCPSDPGQPAGGAALTNYAYSLGDSVKRIFYNENTNWNTSPPSNPNIYLDRGSLRGVFTRERYRGFRDILDGTSNTVAMAEIATYLGDTGVIGGVLDNSHFSGSGGAQTVSRGPAILDTLRDPQRPLFYSVPESQLFTTFGQSRGGRWYDALPAMTSITTVLPPNSPSVMGFNGYGTYWEHGVYSASSRHQGGCHVLFADGAVKFITDSIDSGNTASGWSISKDNSNVGEKSPYGLWGALGSAAAKETVQADF; translated from the coding sequence ATTATTAACGGTCAAAAGTGTCCTCGTCCTGCGTTCACCCTTGTTGAATTGCTGGTGGTGATCGCCATCATCGGCGTGCTAGTCGGTTTATTGTTGCCGGCGGTTCAAGCCGCGCGGGAAGCAGCACGGCGGATGTCGTGTAGCAACAATTTCAAGCAAATCGGGCTCGGTCTACACAACTACCATGCGGCCTACAACAAGCTGCCCAGCGGAGGCAGCGGGACTCGTCATCACACGGGGCGACTGAATTGTCTGGTCGCCCTGTTGCCGTTTATCGAACAGCAATCGCTATGGGAGATGATGTCCAATCCGCTGTTGGCTCAACCCGGTGAGTCCCCTCATTCGAGCGCCGCGATCACGCTTGGTTCAGGAACAGGTTGGCCGGCGTTTGGTCCAGCACTGCACATTGATATCGATGATTATCGTCCATGGCGAACGCAGGTTGTGTCCTATCGCTGTCCTTCCGATCCAGGGCAACCGGCAGGCGGAGCCGCGTTAACGAATTACGCGTATTCGCTTGGTGATTCGGTCAAACGAATCTTCTACAACGAAAACACCAATTGGAATACAAGTCCACCAAGCAATCCGAACATCTACCTTGATCGTGGTTCATTGCGAGGCGTCTTTACTCGAGAACGGTATCGAGGTTTCCGAGACATTCTCGACGGCACCAGCAACACGGTGGCGATGGCTGAAATCGCAACCTATCTCGGTGACACCGGCGTGATCGGTGGCGTGTTGGACAACAGCCACTTTTCGGGATCGGGCGGAGCTCAAACGGTTTCGCGTGGACCCGCGATTCTCGATACCCTACGCGACCCTCAGCGGCCGCTGTTCTATAGCGTTCCTGAATCGCAGCTCTTTACCACGTTTGGGCAATCACGCGGCGGCCGTTGGTACGACGCACTGCCAGCGATGACGTCGATCACCACGGTGTTGCCACCGAACTCGCCGAGCGTGATGGGATTCAATGGCTACGGAACCTATTGGGAACATGGTGTCTATAGCGCATCGAGTCGCCACCAAGGTGGTTGTCACGTGTTGTTTGCCGATGGGGCAGTGAAATTCATCACCGACAGCATCGATTCGGGCAACACCGCGTCGGGTTGGAGCATTTCTAAGGACAACAGCAACGTCGGAGAAAAGAGTCCTTACGGTTTGTGGGGAGCCCTCGGTTCGGCTGCCGCCAAGGAAACGGTTCAAGCCGATTTCTAA
- a CDS encoding carbon-nitrogen family hydrolase, producing the protein MKLRISLAQMDIALGEPRRNLETLKTFIDAAVVAGSDVLVLPELWSTGYVLEQAEKFVTRTTEGIFADVSQLAQQHRLHIVGSNLSLLAENQYGNTLTWAAPDGTLLGSYNKMHLFRLMDEEKYLTAGDEPVMIATPWGQVGLSICYDLRFPELYRQYALAGAQLILVPAEWPHPRLNHWRTLLRARAIENQLFVIACNRVGQGGDVSFCGHSAIVDPWGDVLVEGGEEEGLFTADIDTTAVEEIRAKIPVFADRRPELYTK; encoded by the coding sequence ATGAAACTGAGAATCTCTTTAGCACAGATGGATATTGCGTTGGGCGAACCGAGACGCAATTTAGAAACATTAAAAACGTTCATTGATGCGGCCGTGGTAGCCGGATCGGATGTGCTCGTTTTGCCCGAGCTTTGGTCAACAGGATACGTCTTGGAACAAGCCGAGAAGTTCGTCACCCGTACCACCGAGGGCATCTTTGCCGACGTCTCTCAACTTGCACAGCAACATCGTCTGCACATCGTGGGATCCAATCTCTCGCTGCTCGCTGAAAATCAATATGGCAACACGCTTACTTGGGCAGCACCCGATGGAACTCTGCTCGGAAGCTACAATAAGATGCATCTATTCAGATTGATGGACGAGGAGAAATATCTAACGGCTGGTGACGAGCCCGTTATGATCGCGACACCCTGGGGCCAGGTGGGCCTTTCGATTTGTTATGACCTGAGGTTTCCGGAACTGTATCGCCAATATGCGCTCGCTGGTGCCCAACTCATTCTCGTTCCTGCCGAGTGGCCTCATCCGCGTTTGAATCACTGGCGGACGCTGCTCCGCGCACGCGCGATCGAAAATCAACTCTTTGTGATTGCCTGCAACCGAGTGGGGCAAGGCGGCGACGTATCCTTCTGTGGCCACTCGGCGATCGTTGACCCGTGGGGCGATGTACTGGTCGAAGGGGGCGAGGAAGAAGGACTGTTCACGGCCGACATCGATACCACAGCGGTGGAAGAGATTCGTGCAAAAATTCCCGTCTTCGCGGATCGCCGCCCGGAGTTGTATACGAAGTAG
- a CDS encoding FAD/NAD(P)-binding protein, producing MPTTAIIGGGFSGTLAAVNLTRFATTPQRVVIINSGSPFGRGTAYGTTRSEHLLNVAARNMSAFPDHPSHFFDWLRSRSEFDAIDDDTLRETFIPRRIFGDYVRGLAAHYLGTADPRSSVQCEVVEDSAVDVVPRGLSASGNQGGVVMLENGEPIEAESILLATGNQPPAGLPGASVLANDRRYCGNPWKDWHENLPSDDKHIVILGTGLTAVDVIVTLRNKGWCGKVTAISRNGMLPQRHFRGIEWPQVIPDDGQTRSLKELVRLIRQDCERLRGASQNPAIAVDKLRSRTQQLWKDLSLDERTLFLKKYSADWNVIRHRIAGPIHDAITDALDCGQLTITPATIQSLTAGEHGIEIQMVDREGSPKRIEGDLVINCTGPKSRFSDSALPLYRNLFDRGLAKPDAMDMGIAVADDFTVLDTNDAPVPFMRAIGPILKGTLWESIAVPELRQQAYLVARSILDQEPVAVSNLDTIEYCI from the coding sequence ATGCCAACCACGGCCATCATCGGTGGCGGGTTCAGCGGAACGCTGGCCGCCGTCAATCTTACTCGCTTCGCCACCACACCTCAGCGAGTTGTGATCATCAACTCAGGAAGCCCATTTGGCCGCGGGACCGCATACGGAACGACGCGTAGCGAGCATTTGCTGAACGTGGCAGCCCGAAACATGTCGGCTTTTCCGGATCATCCGTCGCACTTTTTCGATTGGTTGCGCTCGCGAAGCGAGTTTGATGCGATCGACGACGATACCCTTCGCGAAACGTTCATTCCTAGGCGAATTTTTGGTGATTATGTTCGTGGCTTAGCAGCTCACTATCTCGGTACGGCGGATCCTCGATCCAGCGTCCAGTGCGAAGTGGTAGAGGATTCTGCCGTCGACGTAGTTCCGCGCGGTTTGTCGGCTAGCGGCAACCAAGGGGGCGTGGTGATGTTGGAAAACGGCGAGCCGATCGAAGCCGAATCGATTTTGTTGGCGACCGGGAATCAACCGCCGGCCGGATTGCCCGGCGCCAGCGTACTCGCGAACGATCGACGTTATTGCGGCAACCCATGGAAGGATTGGCACGAGAATCTTCCCAGCGACGACAAGCACATTGTGATCTTGGGGACCGGGCTGACTGCGGTTGATGTGATCGTGACACTTCGCAACAAAGGGTGGTGCGGAAAGGTGACCGCGATCTCTCGCAATGGAATGTTGCCGCAGCGTCATTTCCGTGGCATCGAGTGGCCACAGGTGATCCCTGATGACGGGCAAACGCGTTCGTTAAAAGAGTTGGTGCGATTGATTCGCCAGGATTGTGAACGTCTGCGGGGCGCCAGCCAAAACCCTGCGATCGCGGTCGACAAATTGCGAAGTCGCACGCAACAGTTGTGGAAGGACCTATCGCTCGATGAACGGACATTGTTCTTGAAAAAGTACTCGGCGGACTGGAACGTGATTCGTCACCGTATCGCCGGCCCGATCCATGATGCAATCACCGATGCGCTCGACTGCGGTCAATTGACCATCACCCCAGCGACAATCCAATCGTTAACGGCGGGTGAACATGGTATCGAAATTCAGATGGTGGATCGCGAAGGATCGCCGAAACGCATCGAAGGTGACTTGGTCATCAATTGCACAGGTCCCAAATCTCGATTCTCCGATTCCGCGTTGCCGCTGTATCGCAATCTGTTCGATCGAGGTTTGGCCAAACCGGATGCTATGGACATGGGAATCGCGGTGGCCGATGACTTCACGGTACTGGACACCAATGATGCTCCGGTGCCTTTCATGCGCGCGATCGGCCCGATCTTGAAGGGCACGTTATGGGAGAGTATCGCGGTGCCCGAACTGCGTCAGCAAGCGTACTTGGTAGCGCGGTCCATCCTGGATCAAGAACCGGTCGCGGTTTCTAACCTGGATACGATCGAGTACTGCATCTGA